A single window of Balaenoptera acutorostrata chromosome X, mBalAcu1.1, whole genome shotgun sequence DNA harbors:
- the DDX53 gene encoding LOW QUALITY PROTEIN: DEAD box protein 53 (The sequence of the model RefSeq protein was modified relative to this genomic sequence to represent the inferred CDS: substituted 7 bases at 7 genomic stop codons): MAWAPERKRAERNWRARRASQDGMGGRGRGXSSTSSHLEPRAFGSQEQALCFQTRNSMVGAVIGHGGSKIKDIQDMTSTKIQIIKGDSEAEVKIFGSKDMKAKAKAAIETLVKKQERHYSSESSADNAASQPSVGRGSSRDNTARGAQPLTDXDQVKAEVVQWEERKWADLSPIKKNFYMESKATRSLSQVQVDTWRKENFNIMCDDLKDGEKRPIPNPICKFEDTFQHYPELMKSIEKAGFXNPMPIQSQAXPIILQGIDLTGIAQTRTGKTLSYLMHGFIHLHSQPISREQRNGPGMLVLTPTRELALQVEAECSKYSYKGLKSVCRYGGGNRKGQIQDVTKGVDIIIATPGRLNDLQMNNFVNLRSITYLVLDEADKMLDLEFEHQIMKILLAVRPGWQTVMTSATCPDTICQLTQSYLKEPMIVYTGTRDLVNVNTVKQNIIVTTEEEKXSLIXEFLQSLSPKDKVIVFVSRKLVADDLPSDLSNQGITVQSLHGDREQSNCEQALEDFKSGKVKILIATDLASRGLDISDVTHVCNYNSPWNTEEYVHRVGRTGRAGEMGVSVTLMTQGDWKIAGKLIKVLQRANQSVPEDLVSMAERYKLPRQKRDPKNKSRKSXEKSRKFY; this comes from the coding sequence ATGGCGTGGGCCCCAGAGCGGAAGAGGGCGGAGCGGAACTGGAGAGCTCGCAGGGCCAGCCAGGATGGGATGggtggcagaggcaggggctgaAGCAGCACCTCCAGCCACCTGGAGCCTAGGGCTTTCGGCTCCCAAGAACAAGCGCTCTGCTTTCAAACGAGGAACAGTATGGTTGGTGCGGTGATTGGTCATGGTGgatcaaaaataaaagacattcaggATATGACAAGCACCAAAATACAGATCATAAAAGGTGATTCTGAAGCAGAGGTAAAAATCTTTGGCAGCAAAGACATGAAAGCCAAGGCCAAAGCAGCTATAGAAACTCTtgttaagaaacaagaaagacaCTACAGTTCAGAATCCAGTGCTGATAATGCTGCATCCCAACCCTCTGTTGGAAGGGGCTCAAGCAGAGATAACACTGCTAGAGGAGCTCAGCCACTGACAGACTAGGATCAAGTAAAGGCCGAAGTTGTAcagtgggaagaaagaaaatgggcagATTTATCACCAATTAAGAAAAACTTTTACATGGAATCCAAAGCAACAAGGTCATTGTCTCAAGTGCAAGTAGACACttggagaaaggaaaatttcaacATAATGTGTGATGACTTGAAAGATGGTGAAAAACGTCCCATCCCCAATCCAATTTGCAAATTTGAAGATACTTTCCAACATTATCCTGAACTTATGAAAAGCATTGAAAAAGCTGGTTTTTGAAACCCAATGCCAATTCAGTCACAGGCATGACCTATTATTCTACAAGGAATAGATCTTACAGGAATTGCCCAAACTAGAACAGGCAAAACACTGTCCTATTTAATGCATGGGTTTATTCATCTCCATTCTCAACCAATATCTAGAGAACAAAGGAATGGACCCGGCATGCTAGTCCTTACACCCACTAGAGAATTAGCTCTTCAGGTGGAAGCCGAATGTTCTAAGTATTCATATAAAGGTCTTAAAAGTGTTTGTAGATATGGCGGTGGaaacagaaaaggacaaatacaaGATGTTACCAAAGGCGTAGACATCATCATTGCAACTCCTGGAAGACTGAATGATCTGCAAATGAATAACTTTGTCAACCTAAGAAGCATAACCTACTTAGTCTTAGATGAGGCAGATAAAATGCTGGATCTGGAGTTTGAACACCAAATAATGAAGATTTTATTAGCTGTGCGCCCAGGCTGGCAGACTGTTATGACAAGTGCAACTTGCCCAGATACCATTTGTCAACTTACACAATCTTACTTGAAAGAGCCCATGATTGTTTATACTGGTACTCGGGATCTAGTTAATGTAAACACAGTGAAGCAAAATATAATTGTTaccacagaagaagaaaaatgatctcTTATCTGAGAATTCCTACAGAGCTTGTCACCCAAAGACAAAGTCATCGTGTTTGTCAGCAGAAAACTTGTTGCTGATGACTTACCAAGCGATTTAAGTAACCAAGGCATAACTGTACAATCCCTGCACGGTGACAGAGAACAGAGTAATTGTGAGCAAGCATTAGAGGACTTTAAAAGTGGAAAAGTGAAAATACTGATTGCTACTGATTTAGCATCCCGAGGCCTCGATATTAGTGATGTCACACACGTATGtaattacaattctccatggaatACTGAAGAATATGTACACAGAGTAGGGCGTACTGGAAGAGCAGGAGAGATGGGCGTATCAGTTACCCTTATGACTCAAGGTGATTGGAAGATTGCCGGTAAATTGATTAAAGTTCTGCAAAGAGCAAATCAGAGTGTCCCAGAAGATCTTGTATCGATGGCTGAACGATACAAATTACCTAGACAAAAAAGGGacccaaaaaataaatcaagaaaatcttaagaaaaatccagaaagttttACTGA